The Podospora pseudocomata strain CBS 415.72m chromosome 3, whole genome shotgun sequence genome window below encodes:
- a CDS encoding hypothetical protein (EggNog:ENOG503Q46U; COG:U) yields the protein MADDPHNTSDISDQVEAGAAKEDAETTATRRELKQTSISEKAGQLSTSQDEKSASDDDDAPKDKTTTAGARKVTPPVALGVPSDETLAEQISSPKKKRAHAELDENKDVAEAPLEGEGSAATDSKNNTAVTLNRTNRSEPEKKRPRDRQASASAVKSGQEEVEPLSASASPRSSMEELAKSRPANTATVRSPIDKPQTTSTSAFASSGFAKLGASSASPFAAASGASPFASVGAGKPSVFGSAGTAASFGSVLGGSTPAAPAKLNFSSTSTASPFASALNGQTGGGSVFKSSPFGSAFGGASALSGGGARLTNFGKPGEALKSGKPAKPFGAPESDAEESEKDEDGEEENGEGAGADGEEENKDDEKEESERKRLKLHKIVVDDGESSEVTLFSQRAKMYVMEKGVGWKERGAGMLKVNVPRATVEFENDGSPDATSFDASVLEDKDYSGPKNVRLIMRQDHTLRVILNTIVLPAMQFKIEKKLKAATVLFTAFENGEAQLVQMKLSNANADLFSDLVEMLKKGLADV from the exons ATGGCCGACGACCCGCACAACACGAGCGACATCTCGGACCAAGTCGAGGCAGGCGCTGCTAAGGAAGATGCCGAGACCACGGCGACGAGAAGAGAGCTGAAGCAGACGTCCATTTCTGAAAAGGCGGGGCAGCTATCGACCTCTCAAGACGAAAAGAGCGCCtctgacgatgatgatgcgccCAAAGATAAGACGACTACTGCCGGCGCTCGCAAGGTCACGCCGCCAGTGGCCCTTGGTGTCCCAAGTGACGAAACACTGGCCGAGCAGATCTCGtcccccaagaagaagcgagCGCATGCCGAGTTGGACGAGAACAAGGATGTGGCCGAGGCTCCtttggaaggggaagggtcTGCCGCGACCGACAGCAAGAACAACACAGCTGTGACGCTCAACCGTACAAACCGATCCGAGcccgagaagaagagaccACGGGATCGCCAAGCCAGCGCGTCTGCTGTCAAGAGCGGACAGGAAGAAGTG GAGCCGTTGTCGGCGAGTGCCTCCCCACGATCGAGcatggaggagctggctAAGAGCCGACCTGCCAACACGGCTACCGTGCGTTCACCGATCGATAAGCCGCAAACTACCTCGACGTCTGCTTTTGCCTCGTCAGGGTTTGCCAAGCTGGGAGCCTCGTCTGCTTCGCCGTTTGCGGCTGCGTCAGGAGCCTCGCCATTTGCGTCTGTTGGTGCTGGGAAGCCGAGTGTGTTTGGATCGGCTGGGACGGCTGCGTCTTTCGGGAGCGTTCTTGGTGGATCTACACCCGCTGCTCCGGCCAAATTGAACTTTAGCTCGACCTCGACGGCGTCACCTTTTGCGTCGGCGCTTAACGGACAGACTGGCGGGGGGTCGGTGTTCAAGTCGAGTCCTTTTGGAAGTGCCTTTGGTGGTGCTAGCGCTTTGTCTGGTGGCGGTGCTCGGTTGACCAACTTTGGCAAGCCTGGTGAGGCCCTTAAGAGTGGCAAGCCGGCCAAGCCTTTTGGTGCGCCAGAAAGTGACGCGGAGGAGAGCGAGAaggacgaggacggcgaggaggagaatggggagggtgctggggctgatggggaggaggagaacaaggatgatgagaaggaagagagtgagaggaagaggttgaagctACATAAGA TCGTGGTCGACGATGGCGAGAGCTCAGAGGTCACACTCTTCTCCCAACGCGCCAAGATGTATGTTATGGAAAAGGGAGTTGGGtggaaagagagaggtgCAGGCATGCTCAAGGTCAATGTGCCAAGAGCGACGGTCGAGTTTGAAAACGACGGCTCCCCAGACGCGACCAGCTTTGACGCCTCGGTGTTGGAAGACAAAGACTACAGCGGACCTAAGAACGTACGCTTGATCATGCGCCAAGACCATACCCTGAGGGTCATTCTCAACACGATTGTGCTGCCAGCGATGCAGTTCAAGattgagaagaagctcaaggcggCGACGGTGTTGTTCACGGCATTTGAGAATGGAGAGGCGCAGTTGGTACAGATGAAG CTCAGTAACGCCAACGCGGATCTGTTCTCGGACCTGGTGGAAATGCTAAAGAAGGGCCTTGCAGACGTCTGA
- a CDS encoding hypothetical protein (COG:O; EggNog:ENOG503P6FH), which produces MASFGMGPPRRHLDANAGREVVYCHSCAHEWYSDEQPPRLEPECPRCHSEIVEIVEPGESDPRIEAGGLGLGGGGSGSYFRRNAAGEDSDPEEDDIENHLPGGPARSPFGRGLFPPSPGAPDGDNNRPGDEVFNRFFELIMHDLGGGRHVRESQGANNNPGAGAAPSPPQPGRHVHSATFTFVSGPGVRPDQPPPILPLFGPYARSHPRHPYHRHHHSGPHRTVTFVTGGNVADGDPLNRMLAHVMGVPDVGGPQEQGQPGNRAAGPPPMGGVFGLQQLLSTIMNPAAAVHGDAVFTQEALDRIITQLMENSPQTNAAPPASETAIASLERKKVDAELLGPEGKAECTICIDEFKMGDEVTVLPCSHWYHGECVVLWLKEHNTCPICRKPIENREENNAGDNSSSGQRSPGADQAASSSSHAQQPRQSSNEGARVFATFSPRVTAPRPEEEGASGSSTGYQFPTLFSSYTSRVRTPQENQERLERMAGGGGGQRRSSASPPGAWPEDDTAEPRSSRQRSPSRPRDENWGGNNSGSGTPGESNRRSYFSSFTSAGRDQQQQQQQQQQREGSSSSNNNNNGGNGGSSGGGGGGGGIVSWIRDHWTRDRGNGNGNGNGNGGRR; this is translated from the exons ATGGCGTCATTCGGGATGGGACCGCCCCGACGCCACCTGGATGCCAACGCCGGCAGAGAGGTGGTGTATTGTCATTCCTGCGCGCACGAGTGGTATAGTGACGAGCAGCCGCCGAGACTGGAGCCCGAGTGCCCGAGATGTCATAGTGAGATTGTAGAGATT GTCGAGCCAGGAGAGAGCGACCCTCGTATCGAAGCTggtggcctcggcctcggtggtggtggctccGGCTCTTATTTTCGCCGCAATGCTGCTGGCGAGGACTCGGACCCCGAAGAAGACGATATAGAGAATCATCTCCCCGGCGGCCCTGCTAGAAGCCCGTTCGGACGAGGTTTGTTCCCGCCGTCACCTGGTGCGCCAGATGGGGATAACAATCGACCTGGCGATGAGGTGTTTAACCGTTTCTTCGAGCTTATTATGCACGATCTGGGCGGCGGTAGACACGTTCGCGAGAGCCAGGGTGCTAACAACAATcccggcgccggcgccgccccatcaccaccacagccggGAAGACACGTTCACTCGGCGACATTTACATTTGTCTCGGGACCAGGAGTGAGGCCTGACCAGCCGCCTCCCATTCTGCCTCTCTTTGGACCGTATGCTAGAtcccaccctcgccatccctatcatcgtcatcatcattctGGACCACATCGCACCGTGACGTTTGTAACAGGGGGCAATGTTGCTGACGGTGATCCACTCAACAGGATGTTGGCTCACGTTATGGGCGTTCCTGACGTGGGCGGCCCTCAGGAGCAAGGTCAGCCCGGAAATAGAGCAGCTGGGCCCCCTCCGATGGGTGGTGTGTTTGGGCTGCAGCAGTTGCTTTCGACTATCATGAACCCAGCCGCGGCGGTTCATGGCGATGCTGTGTTCACCCAGGAAGCGCTCGATAGAATCATCACACAGCTCATGGAGAATTCTCCTCAGACGAACGCTGCCCCGCCGGCTTCCGAGACTGCGATTGcgagcttggagaggaagaaagtCGATGCCGAGCTGCTTGGGCCGGAGGGCAAAGCCGAGTGCACGATTTGCATCGACGAATTCAAGATGGGCGACGAGGTGACGGTGTTGCCGTGTAGCCACTGGTACCACGGCGAGTGTGTCGTCCTCTGGCTCAAAGAGCACAATACCTGCCCCATCTGCCGAAAGCCGATTGAGAACCGAGAAGAGAACAACGCTGGtgacaacagcagcagcggtcAGCGGTCACCTGGTGCCGATCAGGcggcttcttcgtcatcacaTGCGCAACAGCCTCGGCAATCTTCGAACGAGGGCGCGCGAGTGTTTGCGACCTTTTCTCCACGAGTCACTGCTCCCAGaccagaggaagaaggagcgtCGGGTTCTTCGACTGGCTATCAATTTCCGACGTTGTTTAGCAGCTACACCTCGCGGGTTAGGACGCCGCAGGAGAACCAGGAACGACTTGAACGTAtggctggaggtggtggtggtcaacgCCGTAGCTCGGCTTCCCCGCCCGGGGCCTGGCCTGAGGATGATACTGCCGAGCCTAGGTCATCTAGGCAGAGGAGTccgtcgaggccgagggatGAGAACTGGGGTGGGAATAACAGCGGGAGCGGCACTCCGGGGGAGAGTAACAGACGGAGTTACTTTTCGAGCTTTACGTCTGCTGGACgggatcaacagcagcagcagcagcagcagcagcagagggaggggtcgtcgtcttcgaaCAACAATAATAACGGTGGCAATGGTGggagtagtggtggtggtggtggtggtggtggtattgtTTCATGGATTAGAGATCACTGGACTAGGGACCGAGgcaatgggaatgggaatgggaatgggaatgggggacGACGGtaa
- the FIS1 gene encoding Mitochondrial fission 1 protein (EggNog:ENOG503P1Y3; BUSCO:EOG09265A4E; COG:M), producing the protein MTQLPYAIDAETPLSSSELGVLRAQYEKEGEMVGVQTKFNYAWGLVKSNVRSEQHLGVMLLSEIFRTSPERRRECLYYLALGNYKLGNYGEARRYNDLLIEKEPANLQASNLRTLIDDKVAKEGLMGVAIVSGVAVAAGIIGGVLLRNLGRKR; encoded by the exons ATGACACAATTACCAT ATGCTATCGATGCCGAAAC CCCTCTGAGCTCATCAGAGCTCGGAGTGCTCAGGGCACAGtatgagaaggagggcgagatggtgggggtgCAAACAAAGTTCAACTATGCCTGG GGCCTTGTCAAGTCGAACGTACGCTCTGAGCAACACCTCGGCGTGATGCTCCTCTCAGAAATCTTCCGAACGTCCCCAGAACGCCGTCGCGAGTGCCTCTACTATCTCGCTCTTGGAAACTACAAGCTCGGCAACTACGGCGAGGCGCGAAGATACAACGACCTCCTTATCGAAAAGGAACCTGCCAACCTTCAAGCTTCGAATTTGCGCACGTTGATCGACGACAAGGTGGCCAAGGAAGGGCTGATGGGCGTGGCCATCGTGAGCGGGGTGGCAGTTGCCGCGGGTATTATTGGAGGTGTGCTGCTCAGAAacctggggaggaagagataA
- the spc24 gene encoding putative kinetochore protein spc24 (EggNog:ENOG503P1JU; COG:S), whose translation MLLEEDPSLLIRHTITNFNTAPDRLAISRISESLSTLAQARDLRIREAESSLKKLSRQLSTLSNQHRELTSTHSSAAHASEISRLDTQKFRIAKSASDLEMETERLQGQLDELNARLQELEMQGVDGGDGVEGVRGGDGGVEDEVLLRLKVYRSLGMELEKSDDGSGKKDGGGEFNRVVLRNDKRGDVHVVKIDGGFSRFFYANYFWQNL comes from the coding sequence ATGCTCCTAGAAGAagacccctccctcctgaTCCGCCACACAATCACAAACTTCAACACCGCCCCCGACCGCCTTGCCATCTCCCGCATCTCCGaatccctctccaccctcgcccaagCCCGCGACCTCCGCATCCGCGAAGCCgaatcctccctcaaaaaaCTCTCCCGCCagctctccaccctctccaaccagcACCGCGAGCTAACCTCCACCcactcctccgccgcccacGCCTCCGAGATCTCTCGCCTCGATACGCAAAAGTTCCGCATCGCAAAGTCGGCTTCAGACCTCGAAATGGAAACGGAGCGGCTGCAAGGCCAGCTGGACGAGTTGAACGCCAGGCTCCAGGAGCTCGAGATGcagggtgttgatggcggggatggggttgaaggagtAAGAGGTGGGGACggcggggtggaggatgaggtgctgCTGAGGCTAAAGGTGTATaggagtttggggatggagttggagaagagtgatgatgggagtggaaagaaggatggagggggagagttTAACAGGGTCGTGTTGAGGAATGATAAGAGGGGGGATGTTCATGTTGTCAAGATTGATGGGGGGTTTTCGAGGTTTTTCTATGCGAATTACTTTTGGCAGAATCTTTGA
- a CDS encoding hypothetical protein (EggNog:ENOG503P6EM): MALINPVHGLVVPFLFMFTLPLAIFAGVTSALAFSVLMFRAAIVYLDIALAFVPQYFLRGKSKSSFLSSADSQRRYSRGDGWRTPASPLSSARSSSSSHSPPSPFPQTTGHPNSGYISPRRKSSYGFRKHSRRSSSQVSISSPGTITPIHENQVLNDITTITPATFADASLPPATFADAVLTPSVGLDRDYEGIGGWRLDNNGSDSDWTSINSRLELAREGRAPFTRGHSRSHSAGPMPSPSGSYLTPRSGSRRGTIMNDINHDWLASTGGFGARTAGPTPNASTVRLNQTFPIPPPAFTTLEMESRISHDLLSPRSVRKTPAA; encoded by the coding sequence ATGGCTCTCATCAACCCCGTACATGGCCTTGTGGTCCCCTTCCTATTCATGTTTACCCTCCCACTGGCCATATTCGCAGGCGTGacctccgccctcgccttTTCAGTATTGATGTTCAGGGCGGCCATCGTCTACCTCGATATCGCCCTCGCTTTCGTGCCACAGTACTTCCTGCGCGGCAAGAGCAAGTCCTCCTTCTTATCCTCGGCAGACAGTCAACGCCGCTATTCCCGCGGTGACGGCTGGAGGACGCCGGCATCACCACTTTCCAGCGCCCGTTCCAGTTCTTCCAGCCACagccccccttctcccttcCCTCAAACAACCGGTCACCCCAACTCAGGGTACATCTCTCCCCGCCGAAAATCCAGCTACGGTTTCAGGAAACACTCCAGGCGCTCCTCCAGCCAGGTATCTATTTCCTCACCGGGGACGATCACTCCCATCCATGAAAACCAAGTTCTTaacgacatcaccaccatcaccccagcCACCTTTGCCGACGCAAGCCTCCCCCCGGCTACCTTTGCCGATGCAGTCCTCACCCCATCTGTCGGCTTGGACCGTGACTATGAAGGCATTGGCGGGTGGAGGCTCGACAACAACGGCAGCGACTCGGACTGGACCAGCATCAACTCTCGCCTTGAACTCGCACGTGAAGGACGAGCTCCCTTCACCCGCGGCCATTCCCGTTCGCATAGTGCAGGGCCGATGCCTAGCCCTAGCGGGTCCTACCTTACCCCGAGAAGCGgatcgaggagggggacgatAATGAACGATATCAACCATGACTGGCTCGCTTCAAcaggtgggtttggggcAAGGACTGCGGGGCCGACGCCGAATGCTTCGACGGTGAGGCTGAACCAGACGTTTCCAATCCCCCCACCGGCGTTCACGACGCTGGAGATGGAGTCGAGGATTAGCCATGACTTGCTGAGTCCGAGGTCGGTGAGAAAGACTCCGGCTGCCTGA
- the scn1 gene encoding Cut9-interacting protein scn1 (EggNog:ENOG503NY4H; COG:L; BUSCO:EOG09262X01) — protein MCGPSEGQSRSHERRSGTDDDGDFPWDLGVCDAHCHPTDTMTSIESISSMRARVLTAMSTRSQDQDLVASVAAEHGIRDRSALVSDCQEAPRKIVPAFGWHPWFSHQLFDDTAGNGGNSTYDPSSSSLAEQKAKHYEAVLSSFPDAEFVASLPDPKPLSGFLAETRQRLEENPLALIGEVGLDKAFRLPSAWKEDEQQERDEGLTPGGREGRLLSPYHVKMPHQTQILTAQLRLAGELGRAASVHGVQAHGVLFDAISALWKGHEKEVVSRRKQKMVAKGAEDFSSSSEEEEDEDDIWAEINGQAPAAKPRQKKYKPKPFPPRICLHSFSGSAQVMKQYLHPAVPATMYFSFSTVINLATAGGKDKFPELVKTCPDDRILIESDLHTAGEDMDYYLKDICRKICEIKKWTLQEGIEKLRKNYEELNPQPRCRDAELLLSVDWPDDKIP, from the exons ATGTGTGGTCCAAGCGAAGGCCAATCCCGCAGCCAtgagaggaggagtggcacagacgacgacggcgactTTCCCTGGGACTTGGGGGTGTGCGATGCCCATTGTCACCCAACCGACACCATGACCTCCATTGAGAGTATCAGCAGCATGCGCGCACGTGTCTTGACAGCCATGTCCACTCGCTCGCAAGATCAAGACCTCGTGGCATCGGTTGCCGCCGAGCATGGCATCAGAGACCGCTCCGCGCTAGTGTCAGACTGTCAAGAGGCGCCGCGCAAGATCGTGCCGGCCTTTGGCTGGCACCCATGGTTCTCACACCAGCTGTTCGATGACACGGCGGGGAATGGCGGCAACAGCACCTATGACCCGTCGAGCTCATCGTTGGCCGAGCAAAAAGCCAAGCACTACGAGGCCGTGTTGTCTTCCTTCCCAGATGCCGAGTTCGTCGCTTCTCTCCCGGACCCAAAACCTTTGAGCGGTTTCTTGGCCGAAACGAGGCAGCGGTTGGAGGAGAACCCGCTGGCTCTGATCGGTGAGGTGGGTTTGGATAAAGCCTTCCGTTTGCCGTCTGCttggaaggaggatgagcaaCAGGAACGGGACGAGGGGCTTACTCCGGGCGGGAGAGAAGGCCGCCTCCTGAGCCCATACCACGTCAAGATGCCACACCAGACCCAGATTCTCACAGCTCAACTGCGACTTGCTGGCGAGTTGGGTCGTGCTGCTAGCGTTCATGGAGTCCAGGCTCACGGAGTTCTCTTCGACGCCATCTCGGCACTTTGGAAAGGTCATGAGAAAGAGGTCGTGTCTCGTCGGAAACAGAAAATGGTGGCCAAGGGCGCCGAGGACTTTTCATCGTCgagcgaagaagaggaggacgaagacgacattTGGGCAGAGATCAATGGTCAAGCGCCAGCCGCCAAGCCGAGGCAGAAAAAGTACAAACCGAAGCCGTTCCCTCCGCGGATATGTTTGCATTCTTTCAGCGGGTCGGCCCAAGTGATGAAACAATATCTTCATCCGGCGGTGCCCGCGACAATGTACTTTTCGTTTTCGACTGTCATCAATCTTGCCACGGCAGGCGGCAAGGACAAGTTTCCTGAGCTGGTCAAGACCTGCCCCGATGACAGGATTCTCATCGAAAGCGACTTGCACACGGCTGGTGAGGATATGGACTACTACCTCAAGGACATTTGCAGAAAGATCTGTGAGATCAAAAAATGGACGCTGCAGGAGGGCATCGagaagttgaggaagaaCTATGAAGA GTTGAACCCCCAACCTCGGTGCCGTGATGCCGAGCTCCTGCTCTCGGTCGACTGGCCCGACGACAAAATCCCATGA
- a CDS encoding hypothetical protein (COG:L; EggNog:ENOG503P0QK) — protein sequence MDHDAASRLRRPRQPPQTQQQSLVWQAGVSESSLTPSPAESGTIYASSTGVHNGNGNSNGAGTSYRRRRRSTLVDAEDSIAVRGDGYSNGAGDVKHARSASAEDGDSDDASPTTAEHQRKKQKRNKPTLSCFECVGRKTKCDRGRPHCLACIKRQTKCEYAHVANVLEETTRSAANERRMTKGPKKKGDALKPTIPNAADRGFNVNRLKALGSVSTSTGLLSNVPYSAPGSSNVFGIGSEHPFANYWTCDGGLPEVISVLPEKVQSDILLTRYFECVDPVYPMLHRQTFYADYEHFWSLSRPEKDQADGAFVALIFVMLALGTQFVTSTSPRERKQTAEFYASASNQALRVSSYLSIASIRSIQAMVLITYFLINDNHASDGWAFGGILMRQAYAMGLHRDPNIVVPDASPFEKQQRRKVWQAVLLQDTFLTVLLSLPPSATHTDVSVDDLKQDDASIATDDPTDTDYIKSSWTLANLVQETICSPRSLDVPICTTVRQKSKLVQDFRTVYRTFPTVFRYWDPQVLTEMAQSNKRVVRQTLFLCSNYFHNLMLVHASESADVPVNVRGTLEAAHDAITAFFILFQLFEAEARVWWVFNHRAFLEALCIGNVLREVARGEEGGIMGEDPLFIRARSDIARMIEIMEIMSQGEQASETARTRVQVLSELLLPGGRGGEGDGVYTIGMGV from the exons ATGGATCATGATGCTGCCTCGAGACTGAGGCGGCCACGGCAGCCACCACAGACACAGCAGCAGTCACTTGTTTGGCAGGCTGGTGTCTCCGAGTCATCTCTAACGCCAAGCCCGGCAGAGTCCGGTACCATCTATGCCTCGTCCACCGGCGTCCACAACGGCAACGGTAATAGCAACGGGGCCGGCACCAGTTATCGCCGTAGAAGGAGATCTACTCTGGTCGATGCCGAGGACTCCATAGCTGTTCGTGGTGATGGATACAGCAACGGAGCCGGGGACGTCAAGCATGCACGCAGTGCCTCTGCCGAGGACGGTGATAGTGACGACGCCTCTCCTACTACTGCTGAACaccagaggaagaagcagaaacGAAACAAGCCCACGTTGTCCTGTTTCGAATGTGTAGGGAGAAAGACAAAG TGTGACAGGGGGAGACCGCATTGCCTTGCAT GTATCAAACGTCAGACCAAGTGTGAATATGCCCACGTTGCCAATGTACTCGA GGAAACGACCAGAAGTGCGGCCAACGAGCGCCGGATGACGAAGGGTCCCAAAAAGAAGGGAGACGCGCTTAAACCCACGATCCCAAACGCTGCTGATAGGGGCTTCAACGTGAATCGACTAAAGGCGCTGGGATCGGTTTCAACTTCGACAGGCCTGCTTTCGAACGTTCCCTACTCGGCTCCTGGCTCGTCCAATGTATTTGGCATTGGATCTGAGCACCCGTTTGCTAATTACTGGACTTGCGACGGGGGCTTGCCCGAGGTTATCTCTGTCTTGCCGGAGAAAGTGCAGTCGGATATTCTCCTGACGCGGTATTTTGAGTGTGTCGACCCGGTGTATCCGATGCTGCATAGGCAGACGTTTTATGCCGACTATGAG CATTTCTGGTCGTTGAGCCGGCCTGAGAAGGACCAAGCCGACGGAGCGTTTGTGGCGCTCATTTTCGTCATGCTCGCCTTGGGCACTCAGTTTGTGACGTCGACTTCGCCCAGGGAAAGGAAGCAGACGGCCGAGTTCTACGCTTCGGCGAGTAATCAAGCCTTGCGTGTGAGCTCGTATCTCAGCATAGCGAGCATTCGATCGATCCAGGCCATGGTGTTGATCACGTACTTTCTCATCAACGACAACCACGCTTCTGATGGGTGGGCGTTCGGGGGGATTCTTATGAGGCAGGCGTATGCGATGGGATTGCATCGAGATCCAAATATTG TCGTCCCTGACGCCTCCCCTTTTgaaaaacaacaacgccGCAAGGTCTGGCAGGCCGTGCTTCTTCAAGACACCTTCCTGACGGTCTTGCTATCGCTCCCGCCAAGCGCGACCCACACCGACGTCAGCGTCGACGACCTCAAGCAGGACGACGCCTCCATCGCCACCGACGACCCGACCGACACGGACTACATCAAGTCCAGCTGGACGCTCGCCAACCTGGTCCAGGAAACCATCTGCTCGCCTCGGTCCCTGGACGTGCCCATCTGCACCACCGTCCGCCAAAAGTCTAAGCTGGTGCAAGACTTTAGGACCGTCTACCGCACCTTTCCAACTGTGTTTCGCTATTGGGACCCGCAGGTCCTGACGGAGATGGCGCAGAGCAACAAGCGGGTGGTGAGGCAGACGCTGTTCCTGTGCAGCAATTACTTTCACAACTTGATGCTGGTGCATGCGTCGGAGAGCGCGGATGTGCCTGTTAACGTTAGAGGGACGTTGGAGGCGGCTCACGATGCGATTACGGCTTTCTTTATCTTGTTTCAGCTTTTTGAGGCTGAGgcgagggtgtggtgggtttTCAACCACAGGGCGTTTTTGGAGGCGCTTTGTATTGGGAATgtgctgagggaggtggcgaggggggaggagggggggattaTGGGGGAGGATCCTTTGTTTATAAGGGCTAGGAGCGATATTG CGAGGATGATTGAGATTATGGAGATTATGAGCCAGGGGGAGCAGGCTAGTGAGACGGCTAGGACGAGGGTGCAGGTTTTGAGcgagttgttgttgccagggggtagaggaggggagggtgatggggtgtATACGATTGGTATGGGGGTGTAG